Proteins encoded within one genomic window of bacterium:
- a CDS encoding DUF1501 domain-containing protein, which translates to MRTMTTRREFLTKGLTILAAGGTAPMFLTRTALALNNPWDLRQTASAAGRPDWPTLVVVQLGGGNDGLNTVVPFVHDEYYRARPKLAVPQQKVLRLTDEVGLHPALSALKSAYDDGRVAVVQGVGYPNPNRSHFRSMEIWQTADPAGAGPKTGWLGRLFDSECPDCGSSAGMTLSAEMPLAMQGDAPRVVAVDDIARFGFHPVQGGGPAEVEAFRRLIQPVPGEEPLVDFLAHTEMNALLAAADLNKLAGRLAQDAGSGYPKDPFAQKLRVIAELIAAGSPTKVYYVGLGGFDTHVTQAGRHDRLLESMGAGLGAFLGDLKTKGIQDKVLLMTFSEFGRRVAENASGGTDHGTAAPMLLVGGQVKPGVHGVHPSLTDLDQGDLKYRIDFRSVYSTVLEQWLGVRSDPILGGKFDPLDVIKPHVAAAVGG; encoded by the coding sequence ATGCGCACAATGACGACCCGGCGGGAGTTTCTGACCAAGGGGCTGACCATCTTGGCCGCGGGCGGGACCGCGCCGATGTTTCTGACGCGGACGGCGCTCGCGCTCAACAACCCGTGGGATCTTCGGCAGACGGCGTCCGCCGCGGGCCGGCCGGACTGGCCCACGCTCGTCGTGGTGCAGCTCGGCGGCGGCAACGACGGCCTGAACACGGTCGTGCCGTTCGTGCACGACGAGTACTACCGGGCGCGGCCGAAGCTCGCCGTGCCGCAGCAGAAGGTGCTCCGGCTGACCGACGAGGTCGGCCTGCACCCGGCGCTCAGCGCGCTCAAGAGCGCGTACGACGATGGGCGCGTGGCCGTCGTCCAGGGCGTCGGCTATCCGAACCCCAACCGGAGCCACTTCCGGTCGATGGAGATCTGGCAGACCGCCGACCCGGCGGGCGCCGGACCCAAGACCGGCTGGCTCGGCCGGCTCTTCGACAGCGAGTGCCCCGACTGCGGGTCGAGCGCCGGCATGACGCTGTCGGCTGAGATGCCGCTCGCGATGCAGGGCGACGCCCCGCGCGTGGTCGCCGTCGACGACATCGCCCGGTTCGGGTTCCATCCGGTGCAGGGCGGCGGTCCCGCGGAGGTCGAGGCGTTCCGGCGGCTGATTCAGCCGGTGCCGGGCGAGGAGCCGCTCGTCGACTTCCTCGCGCACACCGAGATGAACGCGCTGCTTGCCGCGGCGGACCTCAATAAACTGGCCGGGCGGCTCGCGCAGGACGCCGGATCCGGGTATCCCAAAGATCCATTTGCGCAGAAGCTGCGGGTTATCGCGGAGCTGATCGCGGCCGGGTCGCCGACCAAAGTCTATTACGTCGGCCTCGGCGGGTTCGACACCCACGTGACGCAGGCCGGCCGGCACGACCGCCTGCTCGAGTCGATGGGCGCGGGCCTCGGCGCGTTCCTCGGCGACCTGAAGACGAAGGGCATTCAGGACAAGGTGCTGCTGATGACGTTCTCGGAGTTCGGGCGGCGCGTCGCCGAAAACGCCTCCGGGGGCACCGACCACGGGACGGCCGCGCCCATGCTGCTCGTCGGCGGCCAGGTGAAGCCCGGCGTGCACGGCGTGCACCCGAGCCTGACCGATCTCGATCAGGGCGACCTCAAGTACCGGATCGACTTTCGCAGCGTCTACAGCACCGTGCTCGAGCAGTGGCTCGGCGTGCGGAGCGATCCGATCCTCGGCGGCAAGTTCGATCCGCTCGACGTGATCAAGCCGCATGTTGCCGCGGCGGTCGGCGGTTAG
- the paaC gene encoding 1,2-phenylacetyl-CoA epoxidase subunit PaaC produces MPAALATIADPAVRAAFREWLLRVADDELTIGHRHSEWTGVGPDIESDVAMSSIAQEELGHARLFYEQVAGDQPGGPDLLAFGRPPAEFRNAVLLEQPNHGWEFSIVRLALYETFEGQRLGLLARCGQEPVAAIAATLGREERYHGLFAATWLERMARPSADARARVQAALDAAWPYALGFFETTEADPILINAGLLHESAERQRDAWEAAVRPLLEGCGLAIPAAAPALGGRRGVHTPDLAQMHAEMTEVWRSDPEARW; encoded by the coding sequence GTGCCGGCCGCCCTCGCAACGATCGCCGATCCCGCCGTCCGCGCGGCGTTCCGGGAGTGGCTGCTGCGCGTCGCCGACGACGAACTGACGATCGGCCACCGGCACTCCGAATGGACCGGCGTCGGGCCGGACATCGAAAGCGACGTCGCGATGAGCAGCATCGCGCAGGAAGAGCTCGGCCACGCGCGGCTGTTTTACGAGCAGGTCGCGGGCGACCAGCCCGGCGGCCCCGACCTCCTCGCGTTCGGCCGCCCGCCCGCGGAGTTTCGCAACGCGGTCCTGCTCGAGCAGCCGAACCACGGCTGGGAGTTTTCCATCGTGCGCCTCGCCCTGTACGAAACGTTCGAGGGACAGCGCCTCGGACTGCTGGCGCGGTGCGGACAGGAACCGGTCGCCGCGATCGCCGCGACGCTCGGACGGGAAGAGCGCTACCACGGGCTGTTCGCGGCGACGTGGCTCGAGCGGATGGCGCGGCCGTCCGCGGACGCCCGCGCGCGCGTGCAGGCGGCGCTCGACGCGGCGTGGCCCTACGCGCTCGGGTTCTTCGAGACGACCGAGGCCGATCCGATTTTGATCAACGCCGGGCTGCTGCACGAATCCGCGGAACGCCAGCGCGACGCGTGGGAGGCGGCGGTGCGGCCGCTGCTCGAGGGCTGCGGCCTGGCGATTCCGGCCGCGGCGCCGGCCCTGGGAGGCCGCCGCGGGGTGCATACGCCCGACCTCGCGCAGATGCACGCGGAGATGACCGAGGTCTGGCGTTCCGATCCGGAGGCGCGGTGGTGA
- a CDS encoding M20/M25/M40 family metallo-hydrolase has protein sequence MATYLERTLCDLVAIRSVTGEEAAISQYIYDSLERANVRVERDEEGNVTAEVGSGDRLLVVNGHMDTVPPVDGWKQDPFSPRVENGRIIGLGASDMKAGLACMMWLAQHARPKVRAWFAFTNNEEGGAVTPRNGVRRLIGRVSPDYAITTEPSYDEAKKRLSIGVGCQGRAIGHLTVLGRSGHSSDWRRADNAIYRGMDVIKRIAETAARHKGVEVAPGVQSVPSLSVVAARAGIADNIIPDRLHLTVDRRLAPGEDYGTFEGELRGSIDGTAHELDVTKLCLPTLADRNGHTLAVAAAALARIQGDAPLQFSQGRQDLSIFAERTRDFVNLGPGSSGQAHNAGEHATVAGMVAAASVLQAVIDAI, from the coding sequence ATGGCCACATATCTCGAGCGGACGCTTTGCGATCTCGTCGCGATCCGCAGCGTGACCGGCGAAGAAGCGGCGATCTCGCAGTACATTTACGACTCGCTCGAGCGCGCGAACGTCCGCGTTGAGCGCGACGAGGAAGGCAACGTGACCGCCGAGGTGGGCTCGGGCGACCGCCTGCTCGTCGTCAACGGTCACATGGACACGGTCCCTCCGGTCGACGGCTGGAAGCAGGATCCGTTCTCCCCGCGGGTTGAGAACGGCCGCATCATCGGCCTCGGCGCGTCGGACATGAAGGCGGGGCTCGCGTGCATGATGTGGCTGGCCCAGCACGCGCGCCCGAAGGTCCGCGCCTGGTTCGCCTTCACCAACAACGAGGAAGGCGGCGCCGTGACGCCGCGCAACGGCGTGCGCCGGCTGATCGGGCGGGTCTCTCCCGACTATGCGATCACGACCGAGCCCTCGTACGACGAGGCGAAGAAGCGCCTGTCGATTGGGGTCGGCTGCCAGGGGCGCGCGATCGGACATCTCACCGTGTTGGGGCGCAGCGGTCATTCGTCGGATTGGCGCCGCGCCGACAACGCGATCTACCGCGGGATGGACGTCATCAAGCGCATCGCCGAGACGGCCGCCCGCCACAAGGGGGTCGAGGTCGCGCCCGGCGTTCAGAGCGTCCCCTCCCTCTCCGTCGTCGCCGCGCGCGCCGGGATCGCGGACAATATCATCCCCGACCGGCTGCACCTGACCGTCGACCGGCGGCTCGCGCCCGGGGAAGACTACGGCACGTTCGAAGGCGAACTGCGGGGCTCGATCGACGGGACCGCGCACGAACTCGACGTGACGAAGCTCTGTCTTCCCACGCTGGCCGACCGCAACGGCCACACGCTCGCGGTTGCGGCCGCGGCGCTCGCGCGGATCCAGGGCGACGCGCCGCTACAGTTCTCGCAGGGGCGGCAGGACCTCTCGATTTTTGCCGAGCGGACCCGGGACTTTGTCAACCTCGGTCCCGGGTCGTCGGGCCAGGCGCACAACGCCGGCGAGCACGCCACGGTCGCCGGCATGGTCGCCGCCGCGAGCGTGCTGCAGGCGGTAATCGACGCGATCTAA
- the paaA gene encoding 1,2-phenylacetyl-CoA epoxidase subunit PaaA, whose translation MANAPVPQEDPEQLARFNARISAGDQLEAGEWMPQQYRFEAQRLIQMHANSEIMGALPEREWIPRAPTLARKMALTAKVQDEVGHGMLLYRVAETLGRPREEMYAELVEGRARFHNVFHYPAETWADVAIIQVFVDGAAMQTQGALRSCSYAPYSRVLKRICYEEDFHIQLGLDVWRALAEGTPAQRAMLQDALNRWWTPIIHFFGMPDKVSPHTEAMLAWRLKVKSNEELRQQFLRRFVPIILEYGLAVPDPGLRWVEAEQRYVYTEPDWEELKRVGRNGGPKSAERLALRQSFYRQHAWIREALGHRIAAAA comes from the coding sequence ATGGCTAACGCTCCCGTGCCGCAGGAAGACCCGGAGCAGCTGGCGCGGTTCAACGCCCGGATTTCCGCCGGCGACCAGCTCGAGGCCGGGGAGTGGATGCCGCAGCAGTACCGTTTCGAGGCGCAGCGCCTCATCCAGATGCACGCCAACTCGGAGATCATGGGGGCGCTGCCGGAACGGGAGTGGATCCCGCGGGCGCCGACGCTCGCGCGCAAGATGGCGTTGACGGCCAAAGTCCAGGACGAGGTCGGCCACGGCATGCTGTTGTACCGCGTCGCGGAAACGCTCGGCCGGCCGCGCGAGGAGATGTACGCGGAACTCGTCGAGGGCCGCGCCCGCTTCCACAACGTGTTTCACTATCCCGCGGAGACGTGGGCGGACGTGGCGATCATCCAGGTATTCGTCGACGGCGCGGCGATGCAGACGCAGGGAGCGCTGCGCTCGTGCTCGTACGCGCCGTACTCGCGCGTGCTGAAGCGGATCTGCTACGAAGAGGACTTCCACATCCAGCTCGGCCTCGATGTGTGGCGGGCGCTCGCCGAGGGCACGCCGGCGCAGCGCGCGATGCTGCAGGACGCGCTCAACCGGTGGTGGACGCCGATCATCCATTTCTTCGGCATGCCGGACAAAGTGTCGCCCCATACCGAAGCGATGCTGGCCTGGCGCCTCAAGGTGAAGTCCAACGAAGAACTGCGGCAGCAGTTTCTGAGACGGTTCGTCCCAATCATTCTGGAATACGGTCTCGCGGTACCCGATCCCGGGCTGCGCTGGGTCGAGGCCGAGCAGCGCTACGTGTATACCGAGCCCGATTGGGAAGAACTCAAGCGCGTCGGCCGCAACGGCGGGCCGAAGAGCGCGGAGCGCCTGGCGCTGCGGCAGTCGTTCTACCGCCAGCACGCGTGGATTCGCGAAGCCCTCGGCCACCGGATCGCCGCGGCGGCATGA
- the paaB gene encoding 1,2-phenylacetyl-CoA epoxidase subunit B (with PaaBCDE catalyzes the hydroxylation of phenylacetyl-CoA; involved in phenylacetate degradation) encodes MSSPAIPAGSWVRALEAPADVWAVFLQARRRDAHVYVGDVHAPDAEMALLLAKENYARRDPCVSLWVVPARDIRATAEDAAEMFVPATDKSYRFGGSYRQQQRVYRGGYHTAPTEDDR; translated from the coding sequence ATGAGCTCCCCGGCCATACCCGCGGGGTCCTGGGTCCGTGCCCTCGAGGCCCCGGCCGACGTGTGGGCGGTCTTCCTGCAGGCGCGCCGGCGGGACGCGCATGTCTACGTCGGCGACGTCCATGCGCCGGACGCGGAGATGGCGCTGCTCCTCGCCAAGGAGAACTATGCGCGCCGCGACCCGTGCGTCAGCCTGTGGGTCGTCCCGGCGCGCGACATTCGCGCGACCGCGGAGGACGCGGCGGAGATGTTCGTACCGGCGACCGACAAGAGCTACCGATTCGGCGGCTCCTACCGCCAGCAGCAGCGCGTGTACCGCGGCGGCTACCACACCGCCCCGACCGAGGACGACCGCTAG
- a CDS encoding dihydrofolate reductase family protein, which yields MSGAGWKRSLSLPPTVRLVWHAAEPYPRDVSLDEFYARLDVPPGPDGLPSVIANMVMTQNGEATIDGKAAPIGTPVDRFVLGRLRTSADVLLSGVGTMLAEDVTAVVPEGDAALRAAAGRGPRLLAALLATDLAWSDEVLARRFFTDPRFDRLIITGHRPTPEQVRRVEALGVEVVRVDAGPDGRPAARAAVQALGARGVRLVLTEGGPRVLAALMRERLVMDYFLTTSPLGTSDPHALRPIGADATEDGRPLLLSRVSRYEYAFRDPATGTSLIESYDRFRIVYPSR from the coding sequence GTGAGCGGCGCCGGCTGGAAGCGCAGCCTCTCCCTCCCTCCCACCGTTCGGTTGGTGTGGCACGCCGCGGAGCCCTATCCGCGCGACGTGTCGCTCGACGAATTCTACGCGCGCCTCGACGTGCCGCCGGGCCCGGACGGCCTCCCGTCCGTGATCGCCAACATGGTGATGACGCAGAACGGCGAGGCGACGATCGACGGCAAGGCCGCGCCGATCGGGACGCCGGTGGACCGGTTCGTCCTGGGACGCCTGCGGACGTCGGCCGACGTGTTGCTGTCGGGCGTCGGGACGATGCTGGCCGAGGACGTCACCGCGGTGGTGCCCGAGGGGGATGCGGCGCTCCGCGCCGCCGCCGGGCGCGGTCCGCGGCTGCTCGCCGCGCTGCTCGCCACCGACCTCGCGTGGAGCGACGAAGTGCTGGCGAGGCGTTTCTTCACCGACCCGCGGTTCGACCGGCTGATCATCACCGGCCACCGGCCAACCCCCGAGCAGGTCCGGCGCGTGGAGGCGCTCGGCGTCGAGGTCGTCCGCGTGGACGCGGGTCCGGACGGGCGGCCGGCCGCGCGCGCGGCGGTTCAGGCGCTCGGTGCGCGCGGCGTGCGGCTCGTGCTGACCGAAGGCGGTCCGCGCGTGCTGGCGGCGCTGATGAGGGAGCGGCTCGTCATGGATTACTTCTTGACGACGAGCCCGCTGGGGACCAGCGATCCGCATGCGCTGCGGCCGATCGGCGCCGATGCCACGGAGGACGGGCGTCCGCTGCTCCTTTCGCGGGTCAGCCGGTATGAGTACGCGTTCCGTGATCCCGCGACCGGGACGTCGCTCATCGAGTCGTACGACCGATTCCGAATCGTGTATCCATCGCGGTAG
- the paaD gene encoding 1,2-phenylacetyl-CoA epoxidase subunit PaaD, with amino-acid sequence MSAARPAPDGVTQAPLEQAAWDVLRSVEDPELPIAITDLGLVRDVRVDGESRVSVRLVPTWTACPALAVIRGRIRDGLLAIPGVRDVSVEYTYDEPWTLERMTDRGREQLAAHGLSVPSCRFAEPPVCPYCGSHDVAIDSLFGPTLCRSTYICRHCRNPFERFKPPAES; translated from the coding sequence GTGAGCGCCGCTCGCCCCGCGCCAGACGGGGTGACTCAGGCGCCGCTCGAACAGGCCGCCTGGGACGTGCTGCGCAGCGTCGAAGACCCCGAGCTCCCGATCGCGATCACGGACCTCGGCCTCGTGCGGGACGTGCGGGTCGACGGCGAGTCGCGCGTCAGCGTGCGGCTCGTGCCGACGTGGACCGCGTGCCCGGCGCTCGCGGTGATCCGCGGCCGCATCCGCGACGGCCTGCTCGCCATCCCCGGCGTGCGCGACGTGTCGGTGGAGTACACGTACGACGAGCCGTGGACGCTGGAGCGCATGACGGACCGGGGACGGGAGCAGCTCGCGGCGCACGGCCTCTCGGTCCCGTCCTGCCGCTTCGCCGAGCCGCCGGTCTGTCCGTACTGCGGGTCGCACGACGTCGCGATCGACAGCCTGTTCGGCCCGACGCTGTGCCGCTCCACGTACATCTGCCGGCACTGCCGCAACCCCTTCGAGCGCTTCAAGCCTCCGGCCGAATCGTAA